In the genome of candidate division Zixibacteria bacterium HGW-Zixibacteria-1, the window TTTCGTATTAAGATTTAAACCGTTCTTGAAAGATTGGGAAAATAGAGAATGAAAACAAATATGATAAATGAGTTTATCAAGTCGATCGAGCTGTTTGCGGATCTTGATGACGATGAACGGCGGCTGGTTTCGGGCAATATGGAAGAGCTGGTATATGAGAAAGATGAGCTTATTTTCGAGGAGAACAGCCCTCGGAAAAATCTCTATATCATACACAGCGGCGAGATCGAGCTGTTCAAAAGAACGCCCCTGGGGGAAGAAAAACGACTGTCGATATTTTCCAAATATGATTTTCTGGGCGAGGGTTCGCTGATGGATGATTACCCGCACTCGACCTCGGCCCGGGCCATGATAAAGACGACCGCTTTTGCCATCAGCCGGGAAAAATTCCGGGAACTGGCGGCGGCCGATGCCGATATCGCCGTTAAAATACTCTCCCGCATCGCGCGGGTAATTTCGCGCCGGATGCGCCAAACCAGCACCCGGGTGGTCAACGCCGGAGCGCAGTATATTTCCGGGCGGACCCGGGTCGAGCATGATCTTTTGGGTAACCGGGAAGTGCCGTTCGAATTTTACCATGGTATCCAGACCCTTCGGGCCCTCGAGAATTTCAATATCAGCGGTATTTCGCTGATGCAGTTCCCAGTCCTGATAGAGGCGCTGGCCATGGTTAAGATGGCGGCGGCAAGGGCCAATTTTGACCTCGGCCTGCTGTCGAAGCCGATAGCCGACGCCATCGCTCAGGCCTGCAATGAAATTATAAACGGCCGGTGGCATCCGCATTTTGTGGTCGATATGATTCAGGGCGGAGCCGGAACCTCGACCAATATGAATGCCAACGAAGTTATCGCCAACCGGGCGCTGGAGATACTCGGCTATGAAAAGGGCGATTATGTGTATTGCCATCCCAATAATCATGTCAACCTGTCGCAGTCAACCAACGATGCCTACCCGACCGCGCTGCATATCGCTCTTATAAACAGTAACATCAAGCTGGTCGAAGTGCTGCAGAGTCTGATAAAGTCCTTTCGCAAGAAAGCCCGGCAATTTTCCCACATTATCAAGATGGGGCGCACACAACTTCAGGATGCCGTCCCAATGACTCTCGGGCAGACTTTTGAAGCTTATGCCGCGACGCTTGAAGAGGAAATCGAACGGCTCAGGACCAATGCCGCCCTGTTTCTTGAAGTAAATCTTGGCGGCACAGCCATCGGAACCGGTATCAATACCGATCCCCAATACAGCCGTAAAGTCATCCGGCATTTACGCGATATCACCGGCCTAAAAGTCATCCTGGCGCCGAATCTGGTCGAGGCGACGCAGGATACGGGAGCCTTCGTAATGTATTCCTCGGCTATCAAACGATTGGCCGTGAAATTATCCAAAATATCCAATGATCTGCGCCTGCTTTCATCAGGACCGCGAGCCGGTTTTAATGAGATAAACCTGCCGCCGATGCAGCCGGGCTCTTCGATCATGCCTGGAAAAGTGAATCCGGTCATTCCCGAAGTAGTCAACCAGATTGTTTTCAAAGTGATTGGGAATGATTTGACGGTAACACTGGCCGCTGAGGCAGGGCAACTGGAACTGAATGTCATGGAGCCGATTATAGCTCAGTCGATTTTCGAATCAATCGAAATGCTTAAAAACGGCATGATAACCTTATTGCACCGATGTGTCGAGGGCATTACCGCCAACAAGGAGCGGTGCCGGATGCTGGTGGAGCGGAGTATCGGCCTGGTCACGGCGCTGGTTCCCAAACTTGGTTATGAAGTCTGCTCCGATCTGGCCAAGGAGGCCCTGGAAACCAACCGGGGCGTTTATGAGCTGGTTTTGGAGAAAAACCTGTTGTCTAAAACGCAACTGGATCGGCTACTGGCTCCCGAA includes:
- the aspA gene encoding aspartate ammonia-lyase, which codes for MKTNMINEFIKSIELFADLDDDERRLVSGNMEELVYEKDELIFEENSPRKNLYIIHSGEIELFKRTPLGEEKRLSIFSKYDFLGEGSLMDDYPHSTSARAMIKTTAFAISREKFRELAAADADIAVKILSRIARVISRRMRQTSTRVVNAGAQYISGRTRVEHDLLGNREVPFEFYHGIQTLRALENFNISGISLMQFPVLIEALAMVKMAAARANFDLGLLSKPIADAIAQACNEIINGRWHPHFVVDMIQGGAGTSTNMNANEVIANRALEILGYEKGDYVYCHPNNHVNLSQSTNDAYPTALHIALINSNIKLVEVLQSLIKSFRKKARQFSHIIKMGRTQLQDAVPMTLGQTFEAYAATLEEEIERLRTNAALFLEVNLGGTAIGTGINTDPQYSRKVIRHLRDITGLKVILAPNLVEATQDTGAFVMYSSAIKRLAVKLSKISNDLRLLSSGPRAGFNEINLPPMQPGSSIMPGKVNPVIPEVVNQIVFKVIGNDLTVTLAAEAGQLELNVMEPIIAQSIFESIEMLKNGMITLLHRCVEGITANKERCRMLVERSIGLVTALVPKLGYEVCSDLAKEALETNRGVYELVLEKNLLSKTQLDRLLAPEKMLKPHKRK